From the Candidatus Liberibacter asiaticus genome, the window AGCATGCACTGTGTTTTTGGTGTTATGTATGGGATTATCACGTTTATTAGATCGGCTGGAATTTTTTTTGCAAATCATAAGATTACGTAACTATTGTTCTATGAGTTGATCAGCGCCGTAGTATTCCTTTGACAGTTTCAATAGTTCGCTATTGTGAAAAATAGTAACAATTCAATCCTAATACTATTCTTGCCTAATCGTTTTATCTTTGTTCAATATGCATCGACAGCTGTGTTTACTTATATCAAAGAACAATACGAGGATTGCTGCTTATGACGAATTTGATTGTTTCTCGTGTAGTAAAGTTAGATTTAGAGAGAGCTGTCTTTATATTATGTCATCTGCAATTTCAAGATTAGAGTACACACTTTGGACGTCATCATCATCTTCTAGGTTTTCAATCATTTTGATGATAGACTTTACTTTGTCGGCATTTGATAGTCGTATATAATTTAAAGGTTTCCATATAACTTTAATGCTTTGTGCTTCACCAATTTTCTCTTCTAATTTTTTAGAAGTTAATCCTACATTGTTGAAATCACAGTAGAAGATATATTCTTGATCTTCGAATAGCACTTCGAAAGCATCGGATTCGATAGCAACTTCCATAGCTAAGTTAGAATCTCCGATGTTTGAATGATAAATAATTTCTCCAATTTGTTCAAAGAAACGAGTTGTCGATCCTGTAGATCCAAGAGATCCATTGGCTTTAGTGAAAATAGAGCGTATGCTAGATGCTGTACGGTTGCGATTATCTGTCAAGGCTTCAATAATGATAGCAACCCCTTCGGGTCCATAGCCTTCATATCGAATGTTAGTGTAATTACCTAGATCGTCGCTTCCTGCTTTTTTGATAGCCCGTTCAATATTTTCTTTGGGCATTGATTGATTTTTAGCGTTTTGAATAGCCAACCTTAGGCGTGGATTTTCTAATGGATTTTGTCCGGATAATTTGGCCGATACGGTGATTTCACGAGATAATTTGGAAAATATTTTTGATTTCAGGGCATCTTTACGTTCTTTGCGATGCATAATGTTTTTAAATTGAGAATGTCCAGCCATCAATGTAATCCTTTTTAAACCGTGTAGCTCAAGTAAGGGGGATATTTCTTGTTATGTCCAAAAATCAGGACGTGTTTCCGAAAGTCGAGGTCCAATACGAATAGGGGCAATCTTCTCTGCCAACCCAGTGACATCAGAAATCTCAGCGCAGATGCCACATAACGTTGCGGGTCCATTTGCTATAACGAAACGATTGCGTGGAATTTGTGTAATGAAACGATTAATCGGCTCTTCTTTATCTAAACCGATGGACGAATTATAGTCTCCACACATTCCGAGATCAGTTATATAACCAGTACCACCATCAAGAATTTGAGCATCAGCAGTGGGGATATGAGTATGGGTTCCCACTACAAGGCTAGCGCGACTGTCGACAAAATGCGCAAAACATTGTTTTTCACTAGTTGTTTCGGCATGGAAGTCAAAGACTATAACATCCGCTTGTTCTTTTAAAGGGCATGTCGCTAAAATTTTATCGGCTGTTCTAAAGGGATCATCTAATAGGGGGTTCATGAAAACTCTCCCCATGATATTAGCGACTAAGACATTTGAGCCATTTTTCGCGCAATATAATCCAGATCCATTGCCAGGGGTATTTGGAGGATAATTTGCTGGGCGTAGAAATTTACAGTGACGTTGAGAAAAGACAAGTGCTTCTCGTTTATCCCAAACATGATTTCCTGTGGTGATTACATCTATCCCAGTTTCCATCATCTCGCAAAATATTTTTTCAGTAATACCAAAACCGCCGGCGCTGTTTTCTCCATTGGCTATTACGAAGTCCAGTTGAAAATCCCGAATTAGGCGTGGCAGCATCTCATATACAATAGATCTACCTGTTTTTCCAACGATGTCACCAAGGAATAAAAGTCTCATACTTTCTCTATATGCTCCGTACTAAATTGACTAAATCTACTCTCCGTCAGAATCGCATGTAGACGAATATCTGTAGCTTCCGCCTGAATGCATGAGGTTTCTTGCATATCAAATGCAATACCCAAGAGATAAGGATTTTTCCCTTCAAGGCGTATATCAGCTATAGCTCGGTCATAATATCCTCTCCCGTATCCTATTCGATTTCCTTTAAGATCAAAAGCAATAAGTGGCATCAGTATAAGATCTGGGCTCATTTCTTTAGCATACGATGGTGGTGATAGAGTGCCAACGGCTGATTTTACCAGATCAGTAGGATTTTCGTATTGACGAAAAATCATTGTGTTTCCTGTAATCGCTGGGAGGCAGAATGAGCATTCTTTGTGTGCTATTTTGTCGACTAGGATATTTACATTGACTTCCGATTGCATAGGATAAAAAGTTGCGATTTTGGTTTTTTTTTTTCAATGGGATCTTTTTTGCGCCGAGATCTGCGAGGCTAATGCTTTTCATATGGCGATATGCTGGAGAAAGTAGATTGCGCGCGATCATTTTTTTTTTGCGTATCAGATTTTTATGTTCTCGTGGGGTCATTCATGCAAGATCCTTACACCTGATTTTTATCGTAGCGCACATAATGTAGACGATTTCGATGAGAATGAGCAACTCATTCATGATGCTTTTTGGGTTCTTTCTTTTCATGAGGATGCACGACTAGATCAGAAATCACAGAAGATGGGGGGATGTTTTGTCTACGAGAGGATATCGAGTTTAATTCATCGACTGTAGATTTGATTTTATCTCCTGTACATGAGGTCAAGTTATTCTGGATTAACATCAGCTAATTATTTGGAATTTTTTTTAAATATGCGCTTCATTTTAAAATATTATAGAGCGTTAGCAAAGAATATTTTCACTATCGATCAAGCATTAATCATCTTTGAATAATTGCATAATTTGCTCTGTTCTTATTGAGCAAATTATTCTATTGAGTTAACATGGTTTGTTAAAGAAAAGTGATAAATAAAGTACAACGAAGAGTGAGGAAATTAAATTAGAGTAGATTTTCGCATATTGTAATGTTGTATTTTTTGACAGTAAGATATTTGAGAGCAATTTCGAGGGGGATTGGGGCATCCTGTTGGGGGGAGAAATGTGGTATTGATGAAGTATGATGACGATTACAAAAAGATGGCGGATGCTATTAGATTCTTGTCAATGGATGCTATAGAAAATGTTAATTCTGGACATCCTGGCTTGCCTATGGGAATGGCAGATGTTGTTACTGCACTTTTTACGCAATGCATGGTTTTTGATCCTCAATGTCCGTATTGGCCAAATCGGGATCGTTTTGTCTTGTCAGCAGGACATGGCTCTATGTTATATTACGCATTACTCTATCTGCTAGGCTACCAAGATGTAACGATTGAGGATATAAAAAATTTTCGAACTATTGGTTCCAAAACAGCAGGGCATCCCGAGTATGGTTCGTGTGCTGGTATTGAGGCAACGACTGGTCCTTTAGGACAAGGCATTGCCAATGCTGTGGGCATGGCTATTGCAGAGCGTAAATTGAGAGAAGAATTTGGTGATGTATTAATCGATCATTATACCTATGTGTTGGTTGGTGATGGTTGCCTGATGGAAGGTATAAGCCAAGAAGCGATTTCTTTCGCGGGACATCTTGGATTAAGTAAACTAATCGTTCTTTGGGATAATAATGGTATTTCGATAGATGGTCCTATTTCTTTAGCAGATTCTACGGATCAGTATGCTCGATTCCGTGCTTCTGGATGGAATACTCTTTCTGTTAATGGACATGATCATCATGCTATTACCTCTACCCTTAGAAA encodes:
- a CDS encoding YebC/PmpR family DNA-binding transcriptional regulator codes for the protein MAGHSQFKNIMHRKERKDALKSKIFSKLSREITVSAKLSGQNPLENPRLRLAIQNAKNQSMPKENIERAIKKAGSDDLGNYTNIRYEGYGPEGVAIIIEALTDNRNRTASSIRSIFTKANGSLGSTGSTTRFFEQIGEIIYHSNIGDSNLAMEVAIESDAFEVLFEDQEYIFYCDFNNVGLTSKKLEEKIGEAQSIKVIWKPLNYIRLSNADKVKSIIKMIENLEDDDDVQSVYSNLEIADDII
- a CDS encoding 5-formyltetrahydrofolate cyclo-ligase, whose product is MQSEVNVNILVDKIAHKECSFCLPAITGNTMIFRQYENPTDLVKSAVGTLSPPSYAKEMSPDLILMPLIAFDLKGNRIGYGRGYYDRAIADIRLEGKNPYLLGIAFDMQETSCIQAEATDIRLHAILTESRFSQFSTEHIEKV
- a CDS encoding TIGR00282 family metallophosphoesterase; translated protein: MRLLFLGDIVGKTGRSIVYEMLPRLIRDFQLDFVIANGENSAGGFGITEKIFCEMMETGIDVITTGNHVWDKREALVFSQRHCKFLRPANYPPNTPGNGSGLYCAKNGSNVLVANIMGRVFMNPLLDDPFRTADKILATCPLKEQADVIVFDFHAETTSEKQCFAHFVDSRASLVVGTHTHIPTADAQILDGGTGYITDLGMCGDYNSSIGLDKEEPINRFITQIPRNRFVIANGPATLCGICAEISDVTGLAEKIAPIRIGPRLSETRPDFWT